A portion of the Paucilactobacillus hokkaidonensis JCM 18461 genome contains these proteins:
- a CDS encoding MFS transporter — protein sequence METSKKFNSTLTLWSLAISAFAIGSTEFISVGLLPLLVNSFNVTLSVASLTVSVYAFGVMIGAPVLTKLTTQWNRHTLMAGLMLVYIIGNVLAASATNFFWLLAGRIIAALVHGLFMSVSSVIAADVVAPSKRASAIAMMFTGLTVATVTGVPLGTFIGQHFGWRMSFLFLALIGLISMIANWVLVPRNLPIGGKIKFGSIGKLITDKKILLALPLTVFGYGSTFTSYTYISPILSQLMHFSADNIVIILIAYGLMVAIGNTIGGRVADANPVTALGWMFSLLTVSLVLLGIFIHLKWLGLLMTLFLGLFAFMNVPGEQLLIVQLAEKSHPKDIGLASALNISAFNIGIMVGSGLGSQVVQLSSLGWTPYAGAIMGVIAVGLTLKLKQIE from the coding sequence ATGGAAACAAGTAAAAAATTCAATTCAACTTTAACACTTTGGTCGCTGGCAATTAGTGCATTCGCCATTGGATCAACAGAGTTTATCAGTGTTGGGCTGTTGCCGCTACTGGTGAATAGTTTCAATGTCACACTCAGTGTTGCCAGCTTAACAGTGTCGGTTTATGCGTTTGGGGTCATGATTGGGGCACCTGTTTTAACAAAGCTAACTACTCAATGGAATCGGCATACTTTAATGGCCGGGTTGATGCTAGTTTACATTATTGGAAACGTATTGGCTGCCAGCGCAACTAATTTTTTCTGGTTACTTGCTGGTCGAATTATCGCAGCCTTGGTTCATGGTTTGTTTATGTCCGTTTCAAGCGTGATCGCAGCTGACGTAGTTGCACCATCTAAACGGGCAAGCGCAATTGCCATGATGTTCACCGGTTTGACGGTAGCAACAGTTACTGGCGTGCCGCTAGGAACATTTATTGGGCAACACTTTGGTTGGCGGATGTCATTTTTATTTTTAGCACTGATCGGCTTAATTAGCATGATTGCTAATTGGGTTTTGGTACCCCGTAATTTACCAATTGGTGGAAAAATTAAGTTTGGTTCCATTGGTAAACTAATAACTGATAAAAAGATATTATTAGCATTACCATTAACTGTGTTTGGCTATGGTAGTACGTTTACTAGTTATACGTATATCAGTCCGATTTTATCCCAACTAATGCACTTTAGTGCGGACAATATTGTTATCATCTTAATTGCTTATGGTCTAATGGTGGCAATTGGAAATACAATTGGTGGGAGAGTAGCAGATGCTAACCCAGTTACTGCGCTAGGATGGATGTTTTCATTACTGACAGTTTCATTGGTATTATTAGGGATCTTTATTCATTTAAAATGGCTCGGATTATTGATGACGCTGTTTCTTGGGCTATTTGCCTTCATGAATGTGCCAGGCGAGCAATTATTAATTGTTCAACTCGCTGAAAAAAGCCATCCAAAAGATATTGGATTAGCTTCCGCACTAAATATTTCTGCGTTTAATATTGGAATTATGGTGGGCTCGGGATTGGGTAGCCAAGTGGTTCAATTGAGTAGCTTGGGTTGGACACCGTATGCAGGCGCTATCATGGGCGTGATTGCGGTTGGATTAACATTAAAATTGAAACAAATTGAGTAA
- a CDS encoding winged helix-turn-helix transcriptional regulator has product MDVQQITTYNIGVEATMAVISGKWKPIILCHLNCQAMRNGELIRAIPNISQKMLTQQLRELESDDIITRHVYPQIPPKVEYCLTEYGKTLAKVTSAMCSWGERYIDKQRAAGNQIDLLDTNSEFYQKTS; this is encoded by the coding sequence ATGGATGTACAACAAATAACTACCTATAATATCGGGGTTGAGGCAACAATGGCCGTTATTAGTGGTAAGTGGAAACCAATAATTTTATGTCATTTAAATTGCCAAGCAATGCGCAATGGCGAATTGATTCGGGCAATCCCAAACATAAGTCAAAAGATGCTAACTCAACAGTTGCGCGAGTTGGAAAGTGATGATATTATCACACGCCATGTCTATCCCCAAATTCCACCAAAAGTTGAATATTGTTTAACCGAATATGGCAAGACACTAGCAAAAGTAACTAGTGCGATGTGCAGCTGGGGTGAAAGATACATTGATAAGCAGCGAGCAGCTGGTAATCAAATCGATTTATTGGATACTAACAGTGAGTTTTATCAAAAAACTAGTTAG
- the rlmD gene encoding 23S rRNA (uracil(1939)-C(5))-methyltransferase RlmD, with protein sequence MIKKDTYMYKKQSNFNRRTDDQPVETNIGDRFPLTIKRLGINGEGIGYYKRKICFVPNALPDEVVVVEVTESNSRFLRGKIHSIREASEYRIEPRDSYADNVGGFELEHLAYSQQLEFKRDLIQQSLEKFKPRGFQNYKIKRTLGMDHPYEYRNKAQFQVRILDGHVAAGLFKTGSHDLVDLPTCSVQIPVTMKVMRQMVKLIEELNIPIYDEEQHSGIIKTLVVRVAHGTGEVQLTIITNSPKLPHKRELLAAIDEQLPEVTSVMQNINKGETPLIWGEQTVHLAGQEAITETIGDLAFRLSARAFLQLNPFQTKVLYDETAKALDLHSDENLVDAYAGIGTIGLTLADKVKQVRGMEIIKDAVDDANFNAQQNGIENAIYEVGTAEELMPQWVDDGFFIDALVVDPPRAGLDQKLIDSILNARPEKFVYVSCNPSTLARDLVTLTKQYKVEYMQPVDMMPQTPKCEVVVKLVRI encoded by the coding sequence TTGATAAAAAAGGACACTTACATGTATAAAAAACAATCAAATTTTAATCGACGTACAGATGATCAACCCGTAGAAACTAACATTGGTGATCGCTTTCCTCTTACCATTAAACGACTCGGAATTAATGGTGAAGGCATCGGGTATTACAAACGTAAAATCTGCTTTGTTCCCAACGCTCTACCTGATGAAGTGGTTGTCGTTGAAGTAACTGAATCCAACTCACGATTTTTACGTGGTAAAATTCATAGTATTCGAGAAGCAAGCGAGTATCGAATTGAACCTCGTGATTCATATGCGGACAATGTCGGTGGCTTTGAGTTAGAACACCTTGCTTACTCGCAACAACTGGAATTCAAACGCGATTTAATTCAACAATCACTCGAGAAGTTTAAGCCTCGTGGCTTTCAAAACTATAAAATCAAACGAACGCTCGGAATGGACCATCCATATGAATATCGTAACAAAGCCCAATTTCAAGTGCGTATCTTAGATGGTCATGTTGCGGCTGGATTATTTAAAACTGGTAGTCATGATCTAGTTGATTTGCCCACTTGTTCAGTCCAAATCCCTGTCACCATGAAGGTGATGCGGCAAATGGTCAAACTCATTGAAGAACTTAACATTCCAATTTATGATGAAGAACAACATTCTGGAATCATTAAGACATTGGTTGTTCGGGTAGCGCACGGAACTGGTGAAGTTCAATTAACAATCATCACTAATTCGCCTAAATTACCGCATAAGCGCGAATTACTGGCAGCAATCGATGAACAGTTACCAGAAGTAACATCAGTGATGCAAAACATTAACAAGGGTGAAACACCACTTATTTGGGGCGAACAAACGGTGCATTTAGCTGGCCAAGAAGCAATCACTGAAACTATTGGTGACCTCGCTTTTCGCCTATCTGCACGAGCATTCTTACAACTTAACCCATTCCAAACTAAAGTTTTGTATGACGAAACTGCTAAGGCACTAGATTTGCACTCAGATGAAAATTTAGTTGATGCCTATGCGGGAATTGGAACTATTGGACTGACATTGGCTGATAAAGTTAAGCAAGTTCGTGGAATGGAAATTATCAAAGATGCTGTGGATGATGCCAATTTTAATGCCCAACAAAATGGCATTGAGAATGCCATTTACGAAGTTGGAACGGCCGAAGAACTCATGCCGCAATGGGTAGATGATGGCTTTTTCATTGATGCATTAGTTGTTGATCCCCCTCGTGCAGGCCTGGATCAAAAATTAATTGATAGCATTTTAAATGCTCGACCAGAAAAGTTTGTCTATGTTTCATGTAATCCGTCGACGCTTGCACGTGATTTAGTAACGTTAACGAAACAATATAAAGTTGAATATATGCAACCAGTTGATATGATGCCACAAACACCTAAGTGTGAAGTGGTTGTTAAATTGGTTAGAATCTAA
- a CDS encoding glycosyltransferase yields the protein MYYFVNQYLLNQNSSVEHAEIKRVKLFEQYHSPAKIVTRDFDLVLHQTIKKFGLKDTNVINMFDFFAQTDDYVGHALKIDDLKLPIEYQVGTGNNFREVKDGSRLVCEIHFASGTVAQINHIDYFDASGNLNLRSRYDIRGFKAADEFYGQDGSMFYTLLYRPDGQRYMEQYFVKSTENTPINSLNHLLNYRGRDRYFNSLDDLFAFFLEELANQSDEPVSFIADRPAMANLPVLNSKAKAKKYLWLPINHSQDAKNPVNGQLNNLYQYPFSPAGKKQLDGVIVMTKAQQGDLLKRLNDKKLPIYAVSGAIADPIEQKVVVKERTQHHIISVGRLGFDKQIDQLLQVFKLIHQKIADATLTIYGYGVASEVDQFKQQVVDLKLDEPGLVTFAGYQIDLQSAYDQAQLFIDTSNVDGQPLAMVEALSHGVPVLSYDYNYGPGEIISEGQNGYLIPQNNVTKLVKQAILVLNDQTRLQELSTNAYQSSEQFNAETIWQQWQIVNSKG from the coding sequence ATGTACTATTTTGTTAATCAGTATTTATTGAACCAAAATTCAAGTGTTGAACATGCTGAAATTAAACGCGTTAAATTGTTTGAACAGTACCATTCACCGGCTAAAATTGTGACCCGTGATTTCGATTTAGTATTGCATCAAACAATTAAAAAGTTTGGCTTAAAGGACACTAATGTCATCAATATGTTCGACTTTTTTGCGCAAACTGATGACTATGTAGGCCATGCTTTAAAAATTGACGATTTAAAATTACCAATTGAGTATCAAGTAGGGACTGGTAATAATTTTCGTGAAGTAAAGGATGGCAGTCGGTTAGTGTGTGAAATTCATTTCGCTTCTGGGACCGTTGCACAAATTAATCACATCGATTATTTTGATGCATCTGGCAATCTTAATTTACGTAGCCGATATGACATTCGTGGTTTCAAAGCTGCTGATGAATTTTACGGGCAAGATGGCAGCATGTTTTATACTTTGTTATATCGTCCGGATGGACAACGCTATATGGAACAGTATTTTGTTAAATCGACTGAAAATACGCCAATTAATTCGTTGAATCATTTATTGAATTATCGTGGACGGGATCGCTATTTTAATTCATTGGACGATTTATTTGCATTTTTCTTAGAAGAACTTGCTAACCAGTCAGATGAACCAGTTAGTTTTATTGCTGATCGACCAGCGATGGCCAATTTACCCGTATTAAATAGTAAGGCAAAGGCCAAAAAATATCTTTGGTTACCAATTAACCACTCACAAGATGCAAAGAATCCTGTCAATGGTCAATTAAATAATTTATATCAGTATCCATTCAGTCCAGCAGGTAAGAAGCAATTAGATGGCGTAATTGTCATGACGAAGGCCCAGCAAGGCGATTTATTAAAGCGATTGAACGATAAAAAACTACCGATTTATGCTGTTTCAGGTGCAATTGCCGATCCGATTGAACAAAAAGTAGTGGTTAAAGAACGAACCCAACACCATATTATTTCAGTTGGTCGATTAGGGTTTGATAAACAAATTGATCAGCTATTGCAAGTCTTTAAATTAATTCACCAAAAAATAGCTGATGCAACGCTAACTATTTATGGTTATGGAGTAGCTAGTGAAGTTGATCAGTTTAAACAGCAAGTGGTTGATCTAAAATTAGATGAACCAGGATTAGTTACTTTTGCTGGATACCAAATTGACCTTCAGTCTGCTTATGATCAGGCACAATTGTTTATTGATACTAGTAATGTTGATGGGCAACCGTTGGCAATGGTGGAAGCACTGAGTCACGGTGTGCCAGTATTGAGTTATGATTATAACTACGGACCAGGTGAAATTATCAGTGAGGGTCAAAATGGATATTTGATTCCGCAAAATAATGTTACTAAATTAGTTAAGCAAGCTATATTGGTGCTAAATGATCAGACTCGATTACAAGAATTAAGTACGAATGCCTATCAATCGAGTGAGCAATTTAATGCTGAAACTATTTGGCAACAGTGGCAAATAGTTAATTCTAAAGGCTAA
- a CDS encoding glycosyltransferase, whose product MFYFLNDNIQRKKSGIEHAQIKRLNLFNQFKVPATIVTRQYATDLHEVTREAGIDDRQLINLFDYFQDAREINGSSVMIQDLQIDSSWKRVADGINYNFYQDKQRMLFIRRHSEINKRIENVQYFDHFGKLLKVDWYDFRGFISVEQVYDWDGKIATENYLRPNGSIAIQKSNLLNRRGNKKEAYHLFDFHGADYQFNDFDELTRFFYDQLVIDQQQAKDQSVNFIIDRVFELGWAVTHMEHRVFRVCQLHNDHVNDPSDMLHSTLNYNYAWGLNHFADWDGVICLTTQQQKDVVDRFENGKTKIYQIPGPIVPAKTLNATPIDFKERTPYNVVMVARLSPEKQQDHLIKAWEQVAAKFPQATLDFWGYENGDTGKKLKEQAKKAQLTNSITFRGYTNDVAKVYDAAQLLILPSRAEGLPLSLVEAQSHGLPIVANDIKYGPADVVIDGQDGILTQDGDIDGLANAIISLLSDQAKLADFSKHAYQDSARFSETNVMKKWQTLIDDTTQEEVQ is encoded by the coding sequence ATGTTTTATTTTCTGAATGACAATATTCAAAGAAAAAAATCAGGAATTGAACACGCTCAAATTAAGCGGTTAAATTTATTTAATCAATTTAAAGTACCGGCCACAATTGTGACGCGGCAATATGCTACGGATTTACATGAAGTCACGCGTGAGGCCGGAATAGATGATCGTCAATTAATTAATTTATTTGATTATTTTCAAGATGCTAGAGAAATTAATGGTTCGTCGGTGATGATTCAAGATTTGCAGATTGATTCAAGCTGGAAGCGAGTCGCTGATGGGATTAATTATAATTTTTATCAAGACAAGCAGCGCATGCTATTTATCAGGCGCCACAGCGAGATAAATAAACGAATTGAAAATGTACAATACTTTGATCATTTCGGTAAATTACTCAAAGTTGATTGGTATGATTTTCGCGGTTTTATTTCAGTGGAACAAGTTTATGACTGGGATGGGAAAATAGCGACTGAAAATTATTTACGGCCAAACGGAAGCATTGCAATCCAAAAATCAAATTTATTAAATCGACGTGGTAATAAAAAAGAGGCGTACCATCTATTTGATTTTCATGGTGCAGACTATCAATTTAATGATTTTGATGAATTAACGCGTTTTTTCTATGATCAGTTAGTTATTGATCAGCAACAAGCCAAGGATCAAAGTGTGAACTTTATTATTGACCGTGTTTTTGAACTGGGATGGGCTGTTACTCACATGGAGCATCGCGTTTTCCGGGTTTGTCAATTACACAATGATCATGTTAATGATCCCAGTGACATGTTACATTCAACTTTAAATTACAACTACGCTTGGGGATTAAATCATTTTGCGGATTGGGATGGAGTTATTTGTTTAACCACTCAGCAACAAAAAGATGTAGTTGATCGATTTGAAAATGGCAAAACGAAGATTTATCAAATTCCAGGCCCCATTGTGCCGGCTAAAACGTTGAATGCAACACCAATTGATTTCAAAGAGCGAACACCATACAATGTGGTCATGGTGGCGCGGCTGTCACCTGAAAAGCAACAGGATCATTTGATTAAGGCATGGGAGCAGGTAGCAGCTAAATTTCCACAAGCAACACTTGATTTTTGGGGTTATGAAAATGGTGATACTGGAAAGAAACTAAAGGAACAGGCTAAAAAAGCGCAATTGACTAACTCAATTACTTTCCGCGGCTATACCAATGACGTTGCTAAAGTTTATGATGCGGCGCAGCTTTTAATCTTACCTAGTCGAGCCGAGGGTCTACCGTTGTCCTTGGTTGAAGCACAATCGCATGGTTTACCAATCGTGGCCAATGATATTAAATATGGTCCCGCCGATGTTGTTATTGATGGACAGGATGGTATTTTAACGCAAGATGGTGATATTGATGGGTTGGCCAATGCTATTATTTCGTTACTTAGTGATCAGGCAAAATTAGCCGACTTTAGTAAACATGCATATCAAGATAGTGCACGCTTTTCTGAAACCAATGTGATGAAAAAATGGCAAACGTTAATCGATGACACAACACAAGAGGAGGTCCAATAA
- the pyrE gene encoding orotate phosphoribosyltransferase has translation MTIAQTVAQSLLEIKAVTLRPNEPFTWASGIKSPIYCDNRLTISYPKVRKLICSGLVDIIKNNYPEAQIIAGTATAGIPQAAWVAEQLDLPLIYVRSKPKDHGQGKQIEGVLNSKQKVVVIDDLISTGQSVLGAAKAVQTAGAQVLGIAGIFSYQLQSAKKNFTDAGLSFQTVTNYTTLIEVAKTEKFVDASELEVLRKWRQ, from the coding sequence ATGACGATCGCACAAACAGTAGCACAATCATTGCTGGAAATTAAAGCAGTCACGTTACGTCCTAATGAGCCATTCACTTGGGCGAGCGGGATTAAAAGTCCTATTTATTGTGATAATCGGTTAACCATTTCATACCCAAAAGTACGTAAATTAATTTGTTCGGGATTGGTGGACATTATTAAAAACAACTATCCAGAAGCTCAAATAATTGCTGGAACAGCCACTGCCGGGATTCCACAGGCTGCCTGGGTTGCTGAACAGCTTGATTTACCGTTGATTTATGTCCGTTCTAAGCCAAAAGATCACGGGCAAGGAAAACAGATTGAAGGAGTTTTGAATTCAAAACAAAAAGTAGTAGTAATTGATGATTTAATTTCGACTGGCCAAAGTGTTTTAGGGGCTGCTAAAGCAGTCCAAACTGCTGGAGCGCAAGTACTGGGGATTGCTGGAATTTTTAGTTATCAATTACAAAGTGCCAAAAAAAACTTTACGGATGCAGGATTGTCGTTTCAGACAGTTACTAACTACACCACGTTAATTGAGGTAGCTAAAACAGAAAAGTTTGTTGATGCGAGTGAGTTGGAAGTATTGAGAAAATGGCGGCAGTAA
- the pyrF gene encoding orotidine-5'-phosphate decarboxylase, which yields MIRLTPIVALDVADLTQVATLLDQLSVGPRPIFKIGMELFYHYGPDVVKQVQRAGFDVFLDLKLHDIPNTVERAMTVIGALGVKLTTIHAAGGLEMLTAGKRGLKAGARQAGIEPAKLLAITQLTSIDDRILHEQQHISISLNESVQEYAKLSQTAGLAGVVCSAKEVTLIRQVVGPSFLCITPGIRPFTAQQDDQKRVVTPTKARQLGSNGIVVGRPITQVNDPKKAYYQIAAEFTEEQK from the coding sequence TTGATTAGACTAACACCAATTGTGGCTTTAGATGTTGCGGATTTAACCCAAGTTGCAACGTTGTTGGATCAATTATCGGTTGGGCCACGGCCGATCTTTAAAATTGGCATGGAATTGTTTTATCATTATGGGCCCGATGTTGTTAAGCAAGTGCAGCGGGCCGGATTTGATGTTTTTTTGGATCTGAAGTTGCATGATATTCCAAATACTGTGGAACGAGCTATGACGGTTATTGGTGCATTGGGAGTTAAATTGACTACAATTCACGCTGCTGGGGGATTAGAAATGCTTACAGCGGGTAAACGAGGATTGAAAGCTGGCGCCAGGCAGGCCGGAATTGAGCCAGCTAAGTTATTGGCAATTACGCAATTAACTTCGATTGATGATCGGATTTTGCACGAACAGCAGCATATCTCAATTTCGTTAAATGAATCTGTACAAGAATATGCCAAACTCAGTCAAACGGCTGGATTGGCTGGAGTTGTGTGCTCTGCTAAGGAAGTTACATTAATTCGGCAAGTGGTCGGGCCGTCATTTCTATGCATTACCCCTGGTATTCGTCCATTTACTGCACAACAAGATGATCAAAAACGGGTGGTGACACCAACTAAGGCTCGTCAGTTAGGTAGTAATGGAATTGTTGTTGGTAGGCCGATTACACAGGTTAATGATCCTAAAAAGGCCTACTATCAGATTGCAGCTGAATTTACGGAGGAACAAAAATGA
- a CDS encoding dihydroorotate dehydrogenase has protein sequence MANNRLAVKLPGLELKNPVMPASGTCWYGQEFAQNFDLNVLGSLVIKSTTIQPRDGNPKPRTTETTGGWLNSNGLQNVGVDQVVGAKLPWLATNFPQLPVIGSAAGFSIEEYVTIVQKLNHAPNINAIELNVSCPNVAHGGLAFGTDPQTVEELTKQCVAASQVPLYVKLTPNITDIVEIALAAQRGGAAGLTMINTLTGLSIDLNTRKPALGNGTGGLSGPAIKPMALAMIHKVRQVSELPIIGVGGISSAEDVLEMMMAGANAVQVGAANYHDPLSCPKIIAQLPTVMDFYGIDNLAQIQGAQF, from the coding sequence ATGGCAAATAATAGATTGGCAGTTAAGTTACCAGGACTAGAGTTAAAAAATCCAGTAATGCCGGCCAGTGGTACTTGCTGGTATGGACAAGAATTTGCTCAAAACTTTGACCTAAATGTGCTTGGTAGCTTGGTAATTAAATCAACGACGATACAACCTCGAGATGGTAATCCAAAGCCACGAACCACTGAAACAACAGGCGGTTGGTTGAATTCCAATGGTCTTCAAAATGTAGGGGTTGACCAAGTAGTTGGTGCTAAATTACCATGGCTAGCAACTAATTTCCCACAGTTGCCAGTGATTGGCAGTGCAGCTGGTTTTAGTATTGAAGAATATGTCACGATTGTGCAGAAATTAAACCACGCACCTAATATTAACGCGATTGAATTAAATGTATCTTGTCCCAACGTTGCACATGGTGGTTTGGCGTTTGGCACGGATCCACAAACTGTAGAAGAATTGACCAAACAGTGTGTTGCAGCCAGTCAAGTGCCGCTTTATGTAAAACTAACTCCTAATATTACTGATATTGTAGAAATTGCGTTAGCCGCACAGCGTGGCGGGGCTGCTGGGTTGACGATGATTAATACCCTAACCGGTTTGAGTATTGATTTAAATACTCGCAAACCGGCGTTGGGCAATGGCACTGGAGGACTATCGGGACCGGCCATTAAGCCAATGGCACTGGCAATGATTCATAAAGTACGTCAGGTTTCTGAGCTGCCAATCATCGGTGTGGGTGGTATTTCTAGTGCTGAAGACGTTTTGGAAATGATGATGGCAGGTGCAAATGCAGTTCAGGTTGGGGCCGCTAATTATCATGACCCACTGAGTTGTCCTAAAATCATTGCACAGCTTCCGACTGTCATGGATTTTTATGGCATTGATAATTTGGCGCAGATACAGGGGGCTCAATTTTGA